One genomic window of Methanosarcina acetivorans C2A includes the following:
- a CDS encoding nascent polypeptide-associated complex protein, with the protein MFPGMGGVGGRGMNPAKMKQMMKQMGIDVKELKDVKEVIIKTADSNIVIENANVTIMTVQGSETYQIVGDAKEVPKSLEIPADDIKLVMEQTGVSEEEARNALKNSNGDLAEAIVALSSA; encoded by the coding sequence ATGTTTCCAGGAATGGGAGGCGTGGGAGGCCGGGGGATGAACCCGGCTAAAATGAAGCAGATGATGAAACAGATGGGGATTGATGTTAAGGAACTTAAGGATGTTAAAGAGGTTATTATAAAGACTGCCGACTCTAACATAGTTATTGAGAACGCAAACGTCACTATAATGACAGTCCAGGGTTCGGAAACATATCAGATTGTAGGCGATGCAAAAGAAGTCCCAAAATCTCTGGAAATCCCTGCCGATGACATCAAACTTGTAATGGAGCAGACCGGCGTCTCCGAAGAAGAAGCCAGGAATGCCCTGAAGAACTCAAACGGAGATCTGGCAGAAGCCATTGTGGCACTTTCCTCTGCCTGA
- a CDS encoding HesB/IscA family protein yields MIEVTEKAAAELKTLLEQEGKSDLALRIFVAGVACSGVQYGLALDDEVSEDDVTMESNGIKLVMAKDIERSFTDGSIDYIEDENGKGFLIRNPNAGGCGTCGGCH; encoded by the coding sequence ATGATTGAAGTAACAGAAAAAGCTGCTGCAGAGCTTAAAACATTACTGGAGCAGGAAGGTAAGTCTGACCTTGCACTCAGAATCTTTGTTGCTGGGGTAGCTTGCAGTGGAGTCCAGTACGGACTCGCCCTTGACGATGAAGTGAGCGAAGACGATGTGACTATGGAAAGCAACGGGATTAAGCTTGTTATGGCAAAAGATATCGAGAGAAGCTTCACTGATGGTAGCATCGATTACATCGAAGATGAGAACGGAAAAGGCTTCCTTATCCGCAACCCCAATGCCGGCGGATGCGGGACCTGTGGCGGGTGCCATTAA